From the Sphingobium sp. RAC03 genome, the window TGCTGTTCAACATTGCCCCCACCATCATCGAGCTGGTCGCGGTCTGCGCCATCTTCCTGTTCAAGTTCGGCTGGGGCCTGGTCGCTGCGACGCTCGTCATGGTGGTCGCCTATATCTGGTTCACCCGCACCGTGACCGAATGGCGCAACCAGCTGCGCCGCGACATGGTGGACATGGACACCAGCGCCGTCGCCCATGCGGTCGACAGCCTGCTCAATTTCGAAACGGTCAAATATTTCGGCGCGGAACAGCGGGAGGCCGACCGCTATAGTGGGGCGATGCGCCGCTATGCCAAGGCGGCGATCAAGAGCGAGAACAGCCTTGCCTGGCTCAATGTCGGCCAGTCGCTGATCACCAACCTGATGATGGCGGGCGCGATGGCCTATAGCGTGTGGGGCTGGAGCGTCGGCCAGTTCACCACCGGCGACGTCGTGCTGGTCAATACGCTGCTCGCCCAGCTGTTCCGGCCGCTCGACCTGCTCGGCATGGTCTATCGCACCATCCGCCAAGGGCTGATCGACATGGAGGCGATGTATCAACTGATCGACACCCAGGCCGAGGTCGCCGATGCGCCGGACGCGACGGTGCTACGGGCGCCGGGCGGCGCGGTGCGGTTCGATCATGTCCGCTTCGGCTATGACCCGGAGCGGGAGATTTTGCATGACGTGAGTTTCGAAGTGCCCGCCGGGCATACGCTGGCGATCGTCGGGCCTTCGGGCGCGGGCAAGTCCACCATCGCGCGCATCCTGTTCCGCTTCTACGATATCCAGTCGGGCCAGGTGACGATCGACGGGCAGGATATCGCCAAGGTGACCCAGGCCTCGCTGCGTGCCGCGATCGGCATCGTGCCGCAGGACATGGTGCTGTTCAACGACACGGTCGGCTATAATATCGGCTATGGTCGCGAAGGCGCGTCGCAGGACGAGATCGAAGCAGCGGCCAAGGCCGCGTCGATCCACGACTTCATCCTCAGCCTGCCCAAAGGCTATGACACGCGCGTCGGCGAACGCGGCCTCAAGCTGTCGGGCGGGGAAAAGCAGCGCGTGGCAATTGCGCGGACATTACTCAAAGACCCGCCCTTGCTGGTGCTGGACGAAGCCACCAGCGCGCTCGACAGCCGCACGGAAACCGAAATCCAGACCGTGCTGCGCGACATCAGCCGCAAGCGCACGACGCTGGTGGTGGCGCATCGCCTGTCCACCGTGGTCGATGCCGAAGAGATTATCGTGCTGGACCAGGGCCGCATCGTCGAACGCGGCCGCCACGCCGATCTGGTGCGCGCCGATGGCCTTTACGCTTTGATGTGGAACCGGCAGGCGAGCGAGCGGGAAGCGCTGCCGGGTGAGGGGGGCGTTGGCGATGTGTTCGAGGTGGTGGTGCCATCCTCCTGACCTATTCTCCGGCGCAAGCCGGAGTCCAGAGGCCCCAGGCGCGGTGCCGCGTCGCCCTGGACCCCGGCCTCCGCCGGGGAACGGTCTACCTCTCGTCGTTACCGCGTCATGGCCTCAATCGACGAAGTTCGCCGCCACCTCCGGCGGCACGCGCAGGATGCGGCCGGTGGCCTTGTCGATGATCGCCCAGGTGGATTTGGCCGCGACCTTCACCTTGCCGTCGGTGCCGGTAAATTCCATCATCCGGTCGAAGCGCGCCCCGCGCGGTGCCTCCGCTATCCAGGTGCGCGCAGTGACGCTGTCGCCCGCCGTCACATTGCCGCGATAGTCGATCTCATGCCGGGTCACGACCCAGATATAGGCGTCGACATGCGCCGGATCGGCATCGCGGTTCCAATGCTCAACCGATACCCGCTCCATCCACTGGACCCAGACCGCATTGTTCACATGGCCAAGGATGTCGATGTCGTCCGGGGTGGCGGTGATCTGGCAGATGTAGGATGATGGCATGATCTAGGCTCCGAGGTTCAAAGCCCCTCCCCTTCAGGGGAGGGGTTGGGGTGGGGGCATCAATTGGGGCTGGCGTATGGGGCATGCCCCCCCCACCCAGGCCCTCCTTTGAAGGCAGAGCTATCGCATATGGAACCCAACCTATCCAAAGTCGTCACCCTGAACTTGTTTCAGGGTCCATTTCTCCCCACGAGCCGCGGTATCTGGGGCACGATGGATGCTGAAACAAGTTCAGCATGACGAAGTAAAATTCAGGGCTGTCCATATGCGATTCCCCTGCCTCTAAGGGGGGAGGGGCGTTAGGATGTCACCCCCAATTGCCACAGCAGAAACGCAAATTCCTCCGCCGTTTCGTGCAAGCTCTCGAACCGGCCCGACTTGCCGCCATGGCCCGCGCCCATATTGGTCTTGAGCAGCAGGATATTGTCGTCGGTCTTGTTGGCGCGCAGCCTGGCCACCCATTTGGCCGGTTCCCAATAGGTGACGCGCGGATCGTTGAGGCCCGCCGTCACCATCAAGGGCGGGTAAGCCTGCGCGGTGACATTACTGTAAGGATCATAGCCCAGGATCGTCTCGAACGCGGCCTTGTCCGCGATCGGATTGCCCCATTCGGGCCATTCGCCCGGCGTCAGCGGCAGCGTCTCGTCCAGCATCGTATTGAGCACATCGACAAAGGGCACATGCGCCACCACTGCGCCCCACAGGTCGGGATCGCTATTGATCACCGCGCCCATCAGCTCGCCGCCCGCCGATCCGCCCGAAATGCCGATCTTGCCTGCCGCCGTATAGCCGAGGTCGATCAGCCCCTTTGCCACGTCCACGAAATCGGTGAAGGTGTTGGTCCGCTTGTCGAGCTTGCCGTCCAGATACCATTGCTGGCCGAGATCATCGCCGCCGCGAATATGCGCGAGCGCGAACACCATGCCGCGATCCAGCAGCGACAGCCGCCCGGTCGAAAAGCCAGGCTCCATCGCCAGTCCATAGGCGCCATAGCCATACAGATGCAGCGGCGCGCTGCCGTCGCGGGGCAGGTCTTTGGGATAGACGATCGACACCGGGATCGCGGTGCCATCGCGCGCCGGGATCATCAGCCGTTCGGTCGTATAGCGGCTGGCATCATAGCCCGACGGGATGGCCTGCACCTTCAACTCTTCGAGCCGTCCGTCACCCAGATGATAATCATAGATGGTGTCGGGCGTGACCATCGATTCATAACCGATGCGCAGCTTCGTCACATCATATTCGGGATTATCGTCCAGCCCCGCGCAATAGCTGGCTTCGGGGAAAGGGATGCGCTTTGGCGTGTGGGTGGCGTAATCGCGCAATTCGATCTGGTCGAGCCCGTCCTGCCGTCCTTCGGTGACGTAGAAACGCTGGAACAGGGTGAAGTCGGTCAGGTAGAAATGATCGTCGGGCGCGATCACCTGCGTCCATTGGTCGGGCGCGTCGAGCGACGCCGTCACCAACCGGAAATTGGGGTGGGCATCGTTGGTGCGGATATACAGGCGGCCCTCATGCTCATCGACATCATATTCGCGACCGGCTTGGCGCGGCGCGACCAGGATCGGGTCGGCCAGCGGATTGTCGGCGGGGATCAGCCAGGCTTCGGTCGTCACATGGTCGCCGGTGGCGATGACGATCCATTTTTCGGACGAGGTCAGGCCGACCGACACGCGGAAGCCTTCATCATCCTCATGGAAAAGTTCGACGTCGCTCGCGACGCTCTGGCCCAGCCAGTGGAGCCGCGTATTGTCCGTGCGCCAATTGTCGTTGGCGATGCCGTAGAGCAGCCCCTTGCTGTCGCTGGTCCACACCAGCGATGACAGCGTGTCGGGGATGATTTCGGGCAGGATTTCGCCGCTGATCAGATCCTTGATCCGCGCCTCGAACCGTTCGGAGCCGTTGGTGTCGATCGCATAAGCGAGATAACGGCCATCGGGGCTGACCGACATCGCGCCCAGCCGGAAATAATCATGCCCCTGCGCCAGCGCGGTTTCGTCCAGGATCAACTGATCCGGCCCGCCCGCCACAGGCTTGCGATACCATTTGCGATATTGCGCACCGATTTCGAAGGCGCGCCAATAGATATAGTCGCCGTCTTTCTGCGGCACTGACTGGTCGTCTTCCTTGATCCGCCCCTTCATCTCGGCGAACAATGTGTCGGTCAGCGCCTTGTGCGGGGCCATCGCCGCTTCGAAATAGCGGTTTTCTTCCGCCAGATAGTCCAGCACTTGTTTGTCCGTTACCTCCGGGTAGCCGGGGTCGCGCAGCCAGGCATAATCATCGGTCAGGGTGATGCCATGATGGGTGAAGCTGTGCGGACGGCGGGCGGCAACGGGCGGCTGGGAAAGATCGGTCATTCAGTGTCCATATATGATCGGGTCGGTTTGATCGGGTTGGCGGCGCTGGCATAAGCGCCTTTGCCTGCTTATGTTGTCGCCTTTGCGGCCTGCGCAAGGGCCGATAGACAAGGAAGCATGAATGTCCACCTATGAAGACCGGCTGAAGGCGCTGCGCGCGCAGTTGGTGCGCGTGTCGCTCGACGGCTTCGTCGTGCCGCTGACCGATGAACATATGAGCGAATATGTCGGCGCCTATGCGCAGCGGCTTGCCTGGCTGACGGGGTTTCAGGGGTCGGCGGGCAGCGCGGTGGTGCTGCCGGAGCAGGCGGCGATCTTCACTGACGGCCGCTATACCTTGCAGGTGCGCGAGCAGGTGGACGGGGCGCATTGGGCCTATGAAAGCGTGCCGCAGACCTCGATCGCCGACTGGCTGGGCGTTCATGCCCCCAGCGGCGGCCGGATCGGCTATGACCCCTGGCTGCACACCAGCGCCTGGGTGAAGGCGGCGAGCGCCGCGTTGGCGAAGAAGGGCGCGACCTTGGTCGCGGTCGACACCAACCCGATCGACGCGGTCTGGCCCGATCGCCCCGCGCCCAGCGCCGCGCGGCTGGTGGTGCATGAAGATCGCTTTGCCGGGCGCAGCGCCGCCGACAAGCGACAGGCGATCGCCGACTGGCTGGTGGAGACCGGCGCGGATGCCGCCGTCCTGTCCGCGCTCGATTCGATCGCCTGGGCCTTCAACATCCGGGGCAAGGATGTTGATCGCACGCCCGTCGCGCTCGCCTATGCGATCATCCATGCCGATGCGACTGCCGACCTCTATGTCGCGCCCGAAAAGATGGACGAAGCCGTCACCCAGCATCTGGGCAATGCAGTGCGGGTCAGCGACGGTGTGAACTTCGCCGCCGCGCTGCAGGATTTTGCCGGAAAGACGGTGGTCGCCGACCCCGAACGGGCGGTGGCGGCGATCTTCGACGCGCTGGAACAGGGCGGCGCGACCGTGCTGCCGCTGCGCGACCCGGCCGTGCTGCCCAAGGCGATCAAGAATGCGGTCGAGATTGCCGGGCATAAGGCCGCGCAGGCGCGCGATGGCGCGGCGCTCAGCCGCTTCCTCCATTGGGTGTCGGTCGAAGCGCCCAAGGGCGGCCTCACCGAAATGTCCGCCGCCGACCGGCTGGAAGCCTTCCGCAAGGAGACCGGCCTGCTCGAAGACTTATCGTTCGACACGATCAGCGGTGCCGGGCCGAATGGCGCGGTGGTCCATTACCGGGTCGAGGACAAGACCAACCGCCCGATCGAGACAGGCACGCTCTATCTGGTCGATTCGGGCGGCCAATATCGCGACGGCACCACCGACGTCACCCGCACGCTGGCGATCGGCACGCCGACCCGCGAGATGCAGGAACGGTTTACGCTGGTGTTGAAGGGCCATGTCGCGCTGGCGAGGGCCGTGTTCCCGGTGGGAACGCGCGGCGGCCAGCTCGACATATTGGCGCGGCAATATCTGTGGGCACAGGGGCTGGATTACGCCCATGGCACGGGCCATGGCGTCGGCAGCTTCCTGTCGGTACATGAAGGACCGCAGCGGATCGCAACCTTCGGCGGCGGCGACGAGCCGTTGCAAGCGGGCATGATCCTGTCCAACGAGCCGGGCTATTACAAGACCGGTGCATATGGCATCCGCATCGAAAATCTGGTGCTGGTCGAGGAACGCGCGGTGCCGGGGGCGGAAAAGCCGATGCTGGGGTTTGAAACGCTGACCTTCGCGCCGATCGACCGGGCGCTGATCGCTACCGACATGCTGAGCGCAGAAGAGCAGGCATGGATCGATAGCTATCATGCCGAGGTGCTGGACGTGGTCGGGCCGCAACTGGAGGGTGATGCGCTGGCATGGCTCAAGGCCGCCTGCGCGCCGCTGCCGCGCGGCTAATCCTTGGCGGGATCGGGCGCGGGGGCGGGTGGCGTCTCCCGCGCCTGCGCCTTGCGACGGCGCAGATTGTCGCGCAACGCCTGCGCCAGTCGCGCCTTTTTGTCATCCTGTGTCTCGGCCATGCCGACGCCCTAAGCAAATTGCATCATCCGCCGCAACCCGCCTTGACAAGGGCAGCGCACGCAGCCATAGGCCCGGCTCCCAGCGCGACGAGCGCTTGCGGATGAGAAACAGAGTGCTGCTGTAGCTCAGTGGTAGAGCGCGTCATTGGTAATGACGAGGTCGGGAGTTCAATCCTCCCCAGCAGCACCATTTTTATCCACTAAATTCCATCGATTGGTCGGTGTGTTTCGCTTGGCCATTGGGCATGGCCGTCAAGCAGCCGGATCGCGGCGTCAAGCCGCTGTCCACAACAGTTGCACAACGATCCAATGCGACCATGGCGCTTTCTGGCACGCGACCCTTGCGCCAACGGCGACCGGCACATTCGGAGGATCAGGCAAGCGTGACGGACGAACAGACTACCGCCGCAGCATGGTTTCAGGGCAGGTCGGGAGATAGTCACGAAAACCGAACCGACAGGGGATGCTCCCGATTCAGCGCCCCTACAATTTAGCCTGTCGCCTGAGCCATGAGCGCTTCAACACGGCGGGCGGATTCGCGCGACGCGGGATTATAGACGAGCATACCCAGGTCCGGGCGACCATCGACGGCGAAAACCGAAAATTCCAATTCGATCAGACCATGTTCGGGATGGCGCAAACGTTTGAGCCCGTCGGCACGGCCTATGACGTCATTCTCGCGCCACAGCGCTGAAAATTCCGGGCTGGCGCTCGACAATTCATCGACCAGCTGCTTGATTTCGACCCCTGCTCCGGCGCGCGCGGCGTCGGCGCGAAAAGCGCCCACGACATAGCGCGCGACATTTAACCAGTCCGCCTGCGCCGCCCGCGTGCGAGGATTGGTGAAGATGAGGCGCAGTACGTTGCGTTCTTCGCGCGGGAGCTTGGCATAGTCGGTCAGCAGCGTCGCCGCCGCCCTGTTCCAGGCGACGACATCCCAGGTCGCCGTCTTGATGATGGCGGGGCTCAGCGGCAGCGCATCAAGCACGCGCTGAAGCCGCGGCGTGACATCGTCGCAGGCGGCATAGCGCGCCACTGGTGCGCGCCCAAGGCCGAGGATGAACAGATGCTCGCGTTCCGGTTCGGTGAGCATAAGCCCGGCGGCAAGGCGGTTGAGCACATCGGCAGACGGTGCGCCACCGCGTCCTTGCTCAAGCCAGGTGTACCAGGTGGGTGATATGTTGGCGCGCTGCGCCACTTCCTCGCGCCGCAGTCCAGGCGTCCGCCGTCGTCCACCGCCAAAGCCGAACGCAGCCGGGTCCATTCTCGACCGGCGGTCGCGCAGGAATGTGCCGAGGGGATTGCCGCTCTGGTCAGGCATAGCCATCCTGTTATAATTTATACCCTGATAAGGTCACTACTTTAACAGGATGGATGGTGGCGGAATAGCGGCAGTCGAACAATAATGGAGACGCTGCCATGCGTATTTTTCTGACCGGCGCGACCGGATTTGTCGGTTCGCTTATCCTCACAGAACTGCAATCGGCAGGGCATCAGGTGCTGGGCCTGACTCGGTCCGAGAGCGGCGCGCGCAAACTGGCCGCAGCCGGGGCGGACGTGCATCGTGGTACGATCGAAGACCTGGACAGCCTGCGCGCAGCAGCCGATCGCGTCGATGCCGTGATCCATACCGCCTTTGACCATGATTTTACGACTTATGCCGCCAATTGTGAGAAGGATCGCGCGGCGATCCTGGCCATGGGTTCGGTTCTGCGCGGCTCTCAGCGGCCGTTGGTCATCACGTCCGCTACTGGAATGGGGGATGTCGGCGAAGGCCGGCCCGCCGTCGAGCATATTTTCAACGCCGATTACCCCATTCCGCGCGTTGCCAGCGAACTGGCCGGCCATGCCCTGTTGCAATCGGGCGTGGACGTTCGCGTCGTGCGGCTTCCCCAAGTGCATGACACCGTCAAACAGGGGCTGATCACCCCCTATGTCGAACATGCGCGCAAGGCGGGATCGGTTGGCTATCTCGGCGAAGGGAACGACTGTTGGTCGGCGGCGCATGTCACCGATGTCGCAAGGCTGTATGTGCGGGTTCTTGAAGCGGGCAGAATGGGTGCCCGCTACCATGCGGTTGCGGAGGAAGGGGTGATGTTCCGGCATATCGCCGAGGCAGTTGCGGTGGGGCTTGACCTGCCGCCGGTGTCGCTTTCTGCCGCCGAAGCAGAGGCGCATTTCGGGTGGTTGTCGATATTCATCGGGCTCGACAAGTCGGCTTCGAGCGACTGGACCCGTGAGCAACTGGGGTGGGAGCCGATCGGCCCGACGCTGCTCAGCGACCTCAGGGCGATGGACTACGCCGTTTCCGAACAGGGGGCGGCATGATGGGCGATCCACCGTTGGAGCTGCCGCGTCTGACCCGGCAATAGTCAAACAGTATCTGTTGCTGTGGTTTCGGCTCCGGTTGTTGATATTTTCGGTGATTAGATATATAAATCACAGATAGACTATATTAATTAACCACTTCTGATTTTTATAGAACAGGTATATTATATGATTTTGTAAAATTACATTGAATTTAATATGAAATTAAATTTATAATACGCGTGTTAATTTGAAATACTGTCAACCAGACCAGAATTTTAGATGTTTCTGACTTGATGCGGCCCCGTCAAGCTACAGGGATCATAGGATGACCAGAATGCCGGATACCGCGAAAATCTTGCCTTTTCCTCCAAATGCGGCGAAATCGGCCGTAGCGGCACCTCATCCAGAAGCGC encodes:
- a CDS encoding aminopeptidase P family protein; protein product: MSTYEDRLKALRAQLVRVSLDGFVVPLTDEHMSEYVGAYAQRLAWLTGFQGSAGSAVVLPEQAAIFTDGRYTLQVREQVDGAHWAYESVPQTSIADWLGVHAPSGGRIGYDPWLHTSAWVKAASAALAKKGATLVAVDTNPIDAVWPDRPAPSAARLVVHEDRFAGRSAADKRQAIADWLVETGADAAVLSALDSIAWAFNIRGKDVDRTPVALAYAIIHADATADLYVAPEKMDEAVTQHLGNAVRVSDGVNFAAALQDFAGKTVVADPERAVAAIFDALEQGGATVLPLRDPAVLPKAIKNAVEIAGHKAAQARDGAALSRFLHWVSVEAPKGGLTEMSAADRLEAFRKETGLLEDLSFDTISGAGPNGAVVHYRVEDKTNRPIETGTLYLVDSGGQYRDGTTDVTRTLAIGTPTREMQERFTLVLKGHVALARAVFPVGTRGGQLDILARQYLWAQGLDYAHGTGHGVGSFLSVHEGPQRIATFGGGDEPLQAGMILSNEPGYYKTGAYGIRIENLVLVEERAVPGAEKPMLGFETLTFAPIDRALIATDMLSAEEQAWIDSYHAEVLDVVGPQLEGDALAWLKAACAPLPRG
- a CDS encoding ABCB family ABC transporter ATP-binding protein/permease, with product MPPETPETAPLPPVWATFRRFLPYLWPADAPALRRRVAIAMLLVLLAKLISIAMPFAYKGVIDRMAPGMEPAVGLAIALVLVYAGARFSAVLFDNLRNAVFEKVGQEASRRLADDVFVHLHRLSLRFHLDRRTGAVTKIVERGTKSIDTMLYFLLFNIAPTIIELVAVCAIFLFKFGWGLVAATLVMVVAYIWFTRTVTEWRNQLRRDMVDMDTSAVAHAVDSLLNFETVKYFGAEQREADRYSGAMRRYAKAAIKSENSLAWLNVGQSLITNLMMAGAMAYSVWGWSVGQFTTGDVVLVNTLLAQLFRPLDLLGMVYRTIRQGLIDMEAMYQLIDTQAEVADAPDATVLRAPGGAVRFDHVRFGYDPEREILHDVSFEVPAGHTLAIVGPSGAGKSTIARILFRFYDIQSGQVTIDGQDIAKVTQASLRAAIGIVPQDMVLFNDTVGYNIGYGREGASQDEIEAAAKAASIHDFILSLPKGYDTRVGERGLKLSGGEKQRVAIARTLLKDPPLLVLDEATSALDSRTETEIQTVLRDISRKRTTLVVAHRLSTVVDAEEIIVLDQGRIVERGRHADLVRADGLYALMWNRQASEREALPGEGGVGDVFEVVVPSS
- a CDS encoding SDR family oxidoreductase, translated to MRIFLTGATGFVGSLILTELQSAGHQVLGLTRSESGARKLAAAGADVHRGTIEDLDSLRAAADRVDAVIHTAFDHDFTTYAANCEKDRAAILAMGSVLRGSQRPLVITSATGMGDVGEGRPAVEHIFNADYPIPRVASELAGHALLQSGVDVRVVRLPQVHDTVKQGLITPYVEHARKAGSVGYLGEGNDCWSAAHVTDVARLYVRVLEAGRMGARYHAVAEEGVMFRHIAEAVAVGLDLPPVSLSAAEAEAHFGWLSIFIGLDKSASSDWTREQLGWEPIGPTLLSDLRAMDYAVSEQGAA
- a CDS encoding S9 family peptidase translates to MTDLSQPPVAARRPHSFTHHGITLTDDYAWLRDPGYPEVTDKQVLDYLAEENRYFEAAMAPHKALTDTLFAEMKGRIKEDDQSVPQKDGDYIYWRAFEIGAQYRKWYRKPVAGGPDQLILDETALAQGHDYFRLGAMSVSPDGRYLAYAIDTNGSERFEARIKDLISGEILPEIIPDTLSSLVWTSDSKGLLYGIANDNWRTDNTRLHWLGQSVASDVELFHEDDEGFRVSVGLTSSEKWIVIATGDHVTTEAWLIPADNPLADPILVAPRQAGREYDVDEHEGRLYIRTNDAHPNFRLVTASLDAPDQWTQVIAPDDHFYLTDFTLFQRFYVTEGRQDGLDQIELRDYATHTPKRIPFPEASYCAGLDDNPEYDVTKLRIGYESMVTPDTIYDYHLGDGRLEELKVQAIPSGYDASRYTTERLMIPARDGTAIPVSIVYPKDLPRDGSAPLHLYGYGAYGLAMEPGFSTGRLSLLDRGMVFALAHIRGGDDLGQQWYLDGKLDKRTNTFTDFVDVAKGLIDLGYTAAGKIGISGGSAGGELMGAVINSDPDLWGAVVAHVPFVDVLNTMLDETLPLTPGEWPEWGNPIADKAAFETILGYDPYSNVTAQAYPPLMVTAGLNDPRVTYWEPAKWVARLRANKTDDNILLLKTNMGAGHGGKSGRFESLHETAEEFAFLLWQLGVTS
- a CDS encoding acyl-CoA thioesterase, translating into MPSSYICQITATPDDIDILGHVNNAVWVQWMERVSVEHWNRDADPAHVDAYIWVVTRHEIDYRGNVTAGDSVTARTWIAEAPRGARFDRMMEFTGTDGKVKVAAKSTWAIIDKATGRILRVPPEVAANFVD
- a CDS encoding helix-turn-helix transcriptional regulator; this translates as MPDQSGNPLGTFLRDRRSRMDPAAFGFGGGRRRTPGLRREEVAQRANISPTWYTWLEQGRGGAPSADVLNRLAAGLMLTEPEREHLFILGLGRAPVARYAACDDVTPRLQRVLDALPLSPAIIKTATWDVVAWNRAAATLLTDYAKLPREERNVLRLIFTNPRTRAAQADWLNVARYVVGAFRADAARAGAGVEIKQLVDELSSASPEFSALWRENDVIGRADGLKRLRHPEHGLIELEFSVFAVDGRPDLGMLVYNPASRESARRVEALMAQATG